GCCGGTGGTTTGTCGTAGAAAAGGGTTCGGGCCTCCTGACGAGTGTCTCCTCTCGAATCGGTCGCCGTGACTAGGAGGACGTTTTTCCCTTCCGTGAGGTTAATCCGGAGGTTCAGTGGCACTTCTTTCTTGGGTGCCCGCTTTTCCTCCTCTGTCAAGACTTCCTGTCCGTTAAGGGTGACTGTAACGCGTGCAACCCCTTTGCCGGCCGTCATCTTACCGGTTACTATGAATTCCTCGTAAGGGAAGCGCTCGTTATCCTTCGGCGTCCAAAGGGCTAACCGAAGTGGCTCCGTCTCTGGTAGGTCGAGGGCAACGACCTCGAAGGCCATCAAACTGAGCTGAGGGTGGCCCTCGACCTTCACGATCTGCCGCACCTCGGGCGCATACCAGGTGACGAGCTCGGGCCCCCAGATCCGCCAGAGGCTGGTCTCCATCGTCTGGACAATCTTAAAGGCCTTGAATGTGCCAGCGGGTACGTGGACGTCTTCGTACGCCTCGACCTTCCAGACGAGCCTCACCCTCCGCTCCTGCCACGAGTGTCGCCAAGTCAGCTCGCCTCCTACCCCCCACTTTCCGACTTCCAGAGGCCAGATCAGCTCGGGTGGGGGGTCGAATTCCATGAAATCCTGGCCCTTCCGTACCTTTGCCAGCGCGAGGTTCTTCGTGAGGTGGATTTCCTCGCGGGAACTAGCCGAGAAGACGTAGCGATCGTTTTCGATCCTAATCAGCTCATAGACGCCATCCGACCGAATCAACTTCTCGCCTAAGGTGTAGGTCGGCCGTTCCGCTTGCGGCTTCGGCGTCGTTGAGACACTCACCTCTGAGAACGTTGCGCAGGCAGAGAGCGCAAGCCCCGCCAGGAGAATCAGAGCGCGGGAGAGTCCTCTCATCTCTGCACCTTCACCAGCGGCAGGACGCCCTCCAGCTCCCCCTTCATCACCGGGTGCTGGTTCCCCCCCACCGCCCGCGACTTCCGCGTCACCTGCTGCTCGACGTACTCGTACAGCTCCTGGAGCGACACGATCCCGTCCCGGTTCAGGTCGCCCGCCCCTTTCAGCGCCTGCACCAGATAGTAGGTGAAGATGCCGTGCCCCAGCTCCGGCAGCTCGATCGAGACCTCCGCTGGCCGGGAGGCGGTGATGATCGCGCGCCCCTTCGAGCGCGTGAGGCGCTCCAGGAAGAGATCGTCCACGTGGCCCGCGCGCGTCTTCTTCGACGCGAACGTGCGGCCGCCGGCCGCCCCGCTGTAGCAGGAGTCCAGGAACACCACGACGCGCTCCGCTTCGATCCGAGCGAAGATGTTCTGCAGTTCGTCCATCGGCAGCGCCGTGGAGTAGAGGTCGTCGGGGTCGGCATCGCTGGGGACCAGATACTTGGCAAGGCCGTCGCGCTCGACGCCCCGCTGGTCCACCTCCGGCGCTCCGTGCCCGGCGAAGAAGATCACTACGGTGTCATCCTTCTTCGCCGAGCGCGCCAGGAAGGTCCCCAGCGCCCACTTGATGTTCCGGAGCGTCGGCTTCTTCTCAGTCCTGTCTGTCAGCAGGAGCACGTGCTCCTGCTTGAAACCGGCAGGGCCGGTCAGCATCTGGTGGAGGGCCTCCGCGTCCGAGACCGTATACCGGAGCGGCGGGACCTCTCGGCTTTCATACCGGCCAACGCCGATCACGACTGCCCACCGGTCGCGGACGACGGGTGTGGGCGCGGGAGTCCGTGGAGGAGCCGCTTCGGCGACCTTCGGGCGGTCATAGATGACCGTGCGCACCTCCTGGCGAACGGTGCCATCGGCCTCAACGGCGCTGACGGCGACGGCGTTCGCTCCCTCCCGGAGCGTGACCGGGACCGTCACGAGGACGGACTTCTGCGGAGCGCGCTCGCTCTGCTGGTGCACCTCGACCCCGTTCAGGGTCACGCTGACCTTCGCCACCCCCTTGCTCGAGGTGATGACGGCGGCCACGACACTCGCTTCCTCGGTCACCCGCGCCCGGTCCGCGGGGTAGCGGAACGCCACGGTGAGCGGCGCGAGCTTCTCATAGTGGACCGTGCGGACCTCCTGGTGGATCGCCCCGTCTGCCTCGGTCGCGGTGACGACGAGCGTGTTCTGCCCCTCGCGGAGCTTCAGCGGCAGATTCACCGGCATTGCCCGCTGCGGCGTCCGCTCCTCCAGGCGCGAGACCTCCACGCCGTTGAGCGTGACGACTACGCGGTTGATCCCCTTGCCGCCGGACACCAGCCCGGCCAGCGCGATGCTCTCCTGGTCCACGCGAGCCTGGTCCCGGGGCGAGGACAGCGTCATCTGCAAGGGTGGTAAGGCGGGAGTCACAGGCGGCGCAGGCGTGGCTGGCGGAAGCGCCGGCGCCGGCTTGGCCGCGACGGGGGGAGGCGGTGTCGGGGCAGGCGCGGGCCTCTCGTAGAGAATGGTCCGGCCCTCCTGGCGAGTGTTGCCTTCGGGATCGGCGGCCGTGACGAGGAGGACGTTCCTCCCTTCCCTAAGCTTGGCGGGAATGTTGAGGGCGACCTCACTCTTGGGCGCCGCCCTCTCGTCGAGCGCCGCGATCTCCTCGCCGTTCAGCGAAACGGTCACCCGGGCCACCCCTTTGCCACCGGTCACCTTGCCGACCACCGCGATCCCCTCGCTGCTGAGGCGCGCCTGATCCTTCGGCTCGTCCAGGGCGATCTGGAGCGGCCTCGCCGCGGGTCGGTCGACTGTAACGACCTGGAAGGCCAGCACCCTGAATTCCTGGCTTTCCAGCTTCACGAGCTGGCGCACCTCCGGCGCGTACCAGGTTTGCACCTCCAACCGCCTGCCGATTCTCGGGTTCTCGATCCACACGGCGATCCTGAACGCCTTGAACGTCCCGGCGATCACGCTGACATCCTCGTATGCTTCGACTTTCCAGGTGAAGCTCGCCGGAAACCCTCCCGGACTTCGCGGAGTCAGCATCCTCCCCTGGGTCACCCCCCACTTTCCGACCTCGAGGGGCCAGGCGAGCCGGGGCGGGGGGTCGAACTCGAAGGTGGATTCGCCTTTCTGTATCTTCGCCAACATGAGGTCCTTGCTGAGATGGATCTCGCGGCG
This genomic interval from Candidatus Rokuibacteriota bacterium contains the following:
- a CDS encoding caspase family protein, with protein sequence MRKRRGGLILLAAVILLVSSVPADAEKPRAERPTYALGERWMRSDGVYDLVRIENDRYIFAAGPRREIHLSKDLMLAKIQKGESTFEFDPPPRLAWPLEVGKWGVTQGRMLTPRSPGGFPASFTWKVEAYEDVSVIAGTFKAFRIAVWIENPRIGRRLEVQTWYAPEVRQLVKLESQEFRVLAFQVVTVDRPAARPLQIALDEPKDQARLSSEGIAVVGKVTGGKGVARVTVSLNGEEIAALDERAAPKSEVALNIPAKLREGRNVLLVTAADPEGNTRQEGRTILYERPAPAPTPPPPVAAKPAPALPPATPAPPVTPALPPLQMTLSSPRDQARVDQESIALAGLVSGGKGINRVVVTLNGVEVSRLEERTPQRAMPVNLPLKLREGQNTLVVTATEADGAIHQEVRTVHYEKLAPLTVAFRYPADRARVTEEASVVAAVITSSKGVAKVSVTLNGVEVHQQSERAPQKSVLVTVPVTLREGANAVAVSAVEADGTVRQEVRTVIYDRPKVAEAAPPRTPAPTPVVRDRWAVVIGVGRYESREVPPLRYTVSDAEALHQMLTGPAGFKQEHVLLLTDRTEKKPTLRNIKWALGTFLARSAKKDDTVVIFFAGHGAPEVDQRGVERDGLAKYLVPSDADPDDLYSTALPMDELQNIFARIEAERVVVFLDSCYSGAAGGRTFASKKTRAGHVDDLFLERLTRSKGRAIITASRPAEVSIELPELGHGIFTYYLVQALKGAGDLNRDGIVSLQELYEYVEQQVTRKSRAVGGNQHPVMKGELEGVLPLVKVQR